The Candidatus Paceibacterota bacterium genome contains a region encoding:
- a CDS encoding KH domain-containing protein → MAEQQDKDFLDNLVKSLVDHPDDVKVDRKVDEMGVLLSLRVNPEDMGLIIGKQGSIARAIRTLVRVIGLKNHARVNLKIEEPEGSKRAAEKEKEGEDLGDLKL, encoded by the coding sequence ATGGCTGAGCAACAAGACAAAGATTTTCTTGACAACCTAGTAAAATCACTTGTCGATCACCCGGATGATGTTAAAGTAGATAGGAAAGTTGATGAAATGGGTGTTTTGCTTTCTTTGAGAGTAAACCCAGAAGATATGGGTTTAATAATCGGAAAGCAAGGCTCTATTGCAAGAGCAATTAGAACTCTCGTAAGAGTGATAGGTCTTAAGAACCACGCAAGAGTAAATCTTAAGATTGAAGAGCCCGAGGGCTCAAAAAGAGCAGCTGAAAAAGAAAAAGAGGGAGAGGATCTTGGAGATCTCAAGCTCTAA